In Blautia sp. SC05B48, a single genomic region encodes these proteins:
- a CDS encoding hydratase — MKLYDTGVYLQNGQEIIPENQADLPVAKEEAAKNTIAYSILKAHNKSDNMEKLQIKFDKLTSHDITFVGIIQTARASGLEKFPVPYVLTNCHNSLCAVGGTINEDDHMFGLTCAKKYGGVYVPPHQAVIHQFAREMLAGGGKMILGSDSHTRYGALGTMAMGEGGPELVKQLLCQTYDINMPGVVAIYLKGAPRPGVGPQDVALAIIGEVFANGYVKNKVMEFVGPGVASLSADFRIGVDVMTTETTCLSSIWQTDAKIEEFYAIHGRPEDYKELKPGNVAYYDGCVEIDLSEIKPMIAMPFHPSNTYTIDELKANLDDILADVEKRAQVSLDGKIPFTLRDKVVDGKLYVEQGIIAGCAGGGFENICAAADILKGKNIGHDAFTLSVYPASTPIYMELAKNGVLAELIGTGAVVKTAFCGPCFGAGDTPANNAFSIRHTTRNFPNREGSKIQNGQISSVALMDARSIAATAANKGFLTSAEEFGGSYSEHKYYFDKSIYDNRVFDSKGVADSSVEIQFGPNIKDWPEMAALADNLILKVVSEIHDPVTTTDELIPSGETSSYRSNPLGLAEFTLSRKDPAYVGRAKEIQAAQKAIQAGSCPAEAVPELKPVIKTINKTYPDVDKTNLGVGSTIFAVKPGDGSAREQAASCQKVLGGWANIANEYATKRYRSNLINWGMLPFLIPSGDLPFKNGDYLFFPGIRKAVEEKADVIKGYTVEGDSLKEFEVTLGELTDDEREIILKGCLINYNRK; from the coding sequence ATGAAACTTTACGATACCGGCGTTTATCTTCAGAACGGACAGGAAATCATTCCCGAGAACCAGGCTGATCTGCCTGTAGCGAAAGAAGAGGCTGCTAAGAATACCATCGCATATTCTATTCTTAAGGCTCACAATAAATCTGATAACATGGAGAAGCTTCAGATCAAATTTGATAAACTGACTTCCCATGATATCACATTTGTAGGAATCATCCAGACTGCGAGAGCTTCAGGACTTGAGAAGTTCCCGGTACCATATGTACTGACCAACTGTCATAACTCCCTCTGTGCAGTAGGCGGAACCATCAATGAAGATGACCACATGTTTGGTCTCACCTGTGCCAAAAAGTACGGCGGAGTTTATGTACCGCCTCATCAGGCAGTTATCCATCAGTTTGCAAGAGAAATGCTTGCAGGCGGCGGAAAGATGATCCTCGGCTCCGACAGTCATACAAGATACGGAGCACTTGGAACCATGGCTATGGGAGAAGGCGGACCGGAGCTTGTAAAACAGCTTCTCTGCCAGACATACGATATTAATATGCCAGGCGTAGTTGCTATTTATCTGAAAGGTGCTCCACGTCCGGGTGTAGGACCGCAGGATGTTGCGCTTGCCATCATCGGCGAGGTTTTTGCCAACGGCTATGTGAAGAATAAAGTTATGGAGTTCGTTGGACCTGGAGTTGCCAGCTTAAGCGCAGATTTCCGTATCGGTGTTGATGTTATGACAACAGAAACCACATGTCTTTCCTCCATCTGGCAGACAGATGCGAAGATCGAGGAATTCTATGCGATCCACGGAAGACCGGAGGATTACAAAGAACTGAAACCGGGCAACGTTGCATACTATGATGGCTGTGTAGAGATCGATCTCAGTGAGATCAAGCCAATGATCGCAATGCCGTTCCACCCGAGTAACACCTACACCATCGATGAGCTGAAGGCAAACCTTGACGATATCCTTGCAGATGTGGAGAAGAGAGCACAGGTAAGCCTTGACGGAAAGATTCCGTTCACATTGAGAGATAAGGTAGTTGATGGCAAGCTTTATGTTGAGCAGGGAATCATTGCCGGCTGTGCAGGTGGCGGATTTGAGAATATCTGTGCAGCAGCAGATATCCTCAAGGGCAAAAATATCGGCCATGATGCCTTCACCTTAAGTGTATACCCGGCAAGTACTCCGATCTACATGGAGCTGGCTAAGAACGGTGTTCTTGCAGAACTGATCGGAACAGGTGCAGTTGTGAAAACTGCATTCTGCGGACCGTGCTTTGGCGCCGGAGATACACCTGCAAACAATGCATTCAGTATCCGTCATACAACCAGAAACTTCCCGAACCGTGAAGGCTCCAAGATCCAGAACGGTCAGATTTCTTCTGTTGCACTTATGGATGCACGTTCCATTGCGGCTACAGCAGCAAACAAGGGATTCCTTACCTCAGCAGAGGAGTTTGGCGGAAGCTATTCCGAGCATAAATACTACTTCGATAAGTCTATCTACGATAACCGTGTATTTGACAGCAAGGGCGTGGCAGATTCAAGCGTAGAGATCCAGTTTGGACCGAATATCAAAGATTGGCCGGAGATGGCTGCACTTGCAGACAACCTGATCCTGAAGGTTGTTTCTGAGATTCACGATCCAGTTACTACCACTGACGAGCTGATCCCGTCCGGTGAGACATCCTCCTACCGTTCCAACCCGCTTGGACTTGCAGAGTTTACATTGTCCAGAAAGGATCCGGCTTACGTTGGCCGTGCAAAAGAGATCCAGGCAGCACAGAAGGCAATCCAGGCAGGTAGCTGCCCGGCAGAGGCTGTTCCGGAACTGAAACCGGTTATTAAAACCATCAACAAGACTTATCCGGATGTAGATAAGACCAACCTTGGCGTAGGAAGTACCATCTTTGCAGTGAAACCGGGCGATGGCTCTGCCAGAGAGCAGGCTGCATCCTGTCAGAAGGTACTTGGCGGCTGGGCAAACATTGCCAATGAGTATGCAACCAAGAGGTATCGTTCCAATCTGATCAACTGGGGTATGCTTCCATTCCTGATCCCGTCCGGAGATCTTCCGTTCAAGAACGGTGATTATCTGTTCTTCCCGGGAATCCGCAAGGCGGTTGAGGAAAAAGCAGATGTGATCAAGGGCTATACCGTTGAAGGTGATTCTTTGAAGGAGTTCGAGGTAACTCTGGGTGAGCTGACAGACGATGAGAGAGAGATTATCCTTAAGGGTTGTCTGATCAATTATAATCGTAAATAG
- a CDS encoding L,D-transpeptidase family protein has product MDEEKEKMKTGKKLVIALIMVLLILTAGAYGYGVHYFTDHFLPGSQVNGFNCSYKTADETEKLLAKEVQAYVLTVETRNNGKESITAKEASLVYKPDGGAKKLIRKQDRYKWFLAFNQKKKYTLAADTAYEDQNKLTEAVKNLKCMQKDNMEKPEDACIKDNGETYEIQPEKEGTTLDTKKVQKVIRAAVSAGDKKVSLEKKNCYKKPSIYKDDEALKKDCDQMNKLTSCVITYDFSDRSEQLDRNTIKDWLVRDANGDYIVNKDQVAAYVNSLGYKYDTFGCTRTFTTYDGRQKTIKGGDYGWAIDQTTETEWLYNAILAGTTEVRQPAYAYSGLCRDTNDIGNTYVEIDLTNQRMVFYKDGQLLVDTPVVTGCVRKGHSTPTGCFALDAMRSPAVLKGPGYASPVTYWMPFSGGVGIHDASWRSQYGGQIYITNGSHGCVNTPKDKAAIIYNNISVGVPIVVYE; this is encoded by the coding sequence ATGGATGAGGAAAAAGAAAAAATGAAAACAGGCAAAAAGTTGGTCATTGCACTGATCATGGTCCTGCTGATCCTTACAGCAGGGGCTTATGGATATGGTGTACACTATTTTACAGATCATTTTCTGCCGGGATCTCAGGTGAATGGTTTTAACTGCTCTTATAAAACTGCGGATGAAACAGAAAAGCTTCTTGCAAAGGAAGTGCAGGCATATGTCCTTACCGTTGAGACAAGAAACAACGGAAAAGAGAGCATTACCGCAAAAGAAGCCAGCCTGGTCTACAAGCCGGATGGCGGAGCCAAAAAGCTGATCAGGAAACAGGACCGGTACAAATGGTTCCTTGCTTTTAATCAGAAGAAAAAATATACACTGGCAGCGGATACTGCTTATGAAGATCAGAACAAGCTGACAGAGGCTGTGAAGAACCTGAAATGCATGCAGAAGGACAATATGGAAAAGCCTGAAGACGCATGCATTAAGGATAATGGCGAAACCTACGAGATCCAGCCGGAAAAAGAAGGAACGACCCTGGATACAAAAAAGGTTCAGAAGGTGATCCGTGCAGCTGTTTCCGCAGGAGACAAAAAAGTCAGTCTGGAAAAGAAAAACTGCTACAAAAAACCATCGATATATAAAGACGATGAAGCTCTGAAAAAAGACTGTGACCAGATGAACAAGCTTACCAGCTGCGTGATCACCTATGATTTTTCGGACCGGTCTGAACAGCTTGATCGAAATACCATCAAAGACTGGCTGGTCAGGGACGCAAACGGAGATTATATAGTAAACAAAGACCAGGTTGCAGCTTATGTGAACAGCCTGGGATATAAATATGATACCTTTGGCTGCACGAGGACATTTACCACCTACGATGGCCGCCAGAAAACCATCAAGGGCGGTGATTACGGATGGGCTATCGATCAGACCACAGAGACTGAATGGCTTTATAATGCCATTCTTGCAGGAACCACAGAAGTGAGACAGCCGGCTTATGCTTACAGTGGACTTTGCAGAGATACCAATGATATCGGAAATACATATGTAGAGATTGACCTGACCAACCAGAGAATGGTATTCTATAAAGACGGACAGCTTCTGGTAGATACACCGGTAGTTACCGGCTGTGTCCGAAAGGGCCATTCCACACCAACCGGATGCTTTGCACTGGATGCCATGCGTTCACCGGCAGTTTTGAAGGGACCTGGATATGCATCACCGGTTACATACTGGATGCCGTTTTCCGGAGGAGTCGGAATCCATGACGCAAGCTGGCGTTCACAGTATGGTGGGCAGATCTATATCACAAATGGTTCTCATGGCTGTGTAAACACCCCGAAGGATAAGGCGGCAATCATTTATAATAATATTAGTGTAGGAGTACCGATCGTAGTTTATGAATAA
- a CDS encoding aminotransferase produces the protein MKKYCEMSREELLDLKKELDRKFDEIKAEGLALDMSRGKPAPDQLDLSMKMMEVLAGDADLKCETGVDCRNYGVIDGIPEAKRLLGEMSEVEPENIIIYGNSSLNVMFDTIARSYSHGVMGNTPWCKLDKVKFLCPVPGYDRHFRITEFFGIEMINIPMSPEGPDMDMVEKYVNEDPAVKGIWCVPKYSNPQGYTYSEETVKRFAHLKPAAPDFRIYWDNAYSIHHLYDDNQDFLLEILDECAKAGNPDIVYKFTSTSKVSFPGSGIAAVAASKANLDDFRKYMTVQTIGHDKLNQLRHVRFFKDINGLHEHMKKHADILRPKFELVLATLDKELNGLGIGEWTKPHGGYFISFDSMEGCAKAIVAKAKEAGVVMTGAGATYPYEKDPKDSNIRIAPSYPSVEELGKAAEVFVLCVKLVSVEKLLEK, from the coding sequence ATGAAAAAATATTGTGAGATGAGCAGGGAAGAGCTACTCGATTTAAAGAAAGAACTCGACCGTAAGTTCGACGAGATCAAAGCCGAAGGTCTGGCACTGGATATGTCCCGTGGTAAACCTGCACCGGATCAGCTTGATCTTTCCATGAAAATGATGGAAGTACTTGCAGGGGATGCAGATCTGAAATGTGAGACCGGTGTGGACTGCCGTAACTATGGAGTCATCGACGGAATCCCGGAAGCCAAGAGACTTCTCGGTGAGATGTCAGAGGTAGAGCCTGAGAACATCATCATCTATGGTAACTCAAGTCTGAACGTAATGTTCGATACCATTGCACGTTCCTATTCCCACGGAGTAATGGGAAATACACCATGGTGCAAGCTTGACAAGGTGAAATTCCTCTGTCCTGTACCAGGATACGACCGTCATTTCCGTATCACAGAATTTTTCGGCATTGAGATGATCAACATTCCGATGTCTCCGGAAGGCCCGGATATGGACATGGTTGAGAAATATGTCAATGAAGATCCGGCAGTAAAAGGAATCTGGTGTGTTCCGAAATATTCCAATCCGCAGGGCTACACATATTCCGAAGAAACAGTTAAGCGTTTTGCGCATCTGAAGCCGGCCGCACCGGACTTCCGTATTTACTGGGATAACGCTTACAGCATCCATCATCTCTATGATGACAATCAGGATTTCCTTCTTGAGATTCTTGATGAGTGTGCAAAAGCAGGAAATCCGGACATTGTTTATAAATTTACTTCTACCTCCAAGGTAAGCTTCCCTGGTTCCGGTATCGCAGCAGTTGCTGCATCCAAAGCGAACCTGGATGACTTCCGCAAATACATGACTGTACAGACCATCGGACACGACAAACTGAACCAGCTTCGTCACGTTCGTTTCTTCAAAGATATCAACGGACTGCATGAGCATATGAAGAAACACGCAGACATCCTTCGTCCGAAATTCGAGCTTGTTCTCGCAACACTGGATAAAGAACTTAATGGACTTGGAATCGGTGAGTGGACCAAACCTCACGGCGGATATTTCATTTCCTTTGATTCTATGGAAGGCTGTGCGAAAGCCATCGTTGCCAAAGCAAAAGAAGCAGGCGTTGTTATGACTGGAGCCGGCGCAACCTATCCATATGAAAAGGACCCGAAAGACAGCAATATCCGTATTGCGCCAAGCTACCCAAGCGTTGAGGAACTTGGCAAGGCAGCAGAGGTGTTTGTTCTCTGTGTGAAGCTTGTAAGTGTGGAAAAACTTCTGGAGAAATAA
- a CDS encoding RluA family pseudouridine synthase, giving the protein MWNYQIEENILYEDKEILVCRKTAGMPVQAAKIGTMDMESALKNYLVKKTPGKIPYLGVVHRLDQPVEGILVFAKTSEAAGNLSKQMMAGGAGKYYLAVTEGKAKNSEGTLTDYLKKNGKANMSQVVSANTPGAKKAILHYKVLDQQEINGKSRTLLKIRLETGRHHQIRVQLSHEGIPLLGDRKYNPSGEKGTSLGLCSSCLEFKHPRTGKMMKFETEPQGSAFLDFVKKM; this is encoded by the coding sequence ATGTGGAATTATCAGATTGAAGAAAATATTTTATATGAAGACAAAGAAATCCTTGTGTGCAGAAAAACAGCAGGAATGCCGGTGCAGGCAGCAAAAATAGGAACAATGGACATGGAAAGTGCCCTGAAAAATTATCTGGTTAAAAAAACACCGGGGAAGATCCCATATCTGGGAGTAGTGCATCGCCTTGATCAGCCGGTAGAAGGCATTCTTGTATTTGCGAAAACATCCGAAGCAGCAGGAAATTTGAGTAAACAGATGATGGCAGGAGGCGCCGGAAAATATTACCTGGCAGTAACAGAGGGAAAAGCAAAGAACTCAGAAGGGACTCTTACAGACTATCTGAAAAAAAATGGAAAAGCCAACATGTCTCAGGTTGTGTCTGCAAATACACCGGGAGCAAAAAAAGCAATCCTTCATTATAAAGTTCTGGATCAGCAGGAGATAAACGGAAAATCCCGGACACTTCTTAAGATCAGGCTGGAAACAGGTCGACATCATCAGATCCGTGTGCAGCTCTCTCATGAGGGAATCCCCCTTCTGGGAGACCGGAAATATAATCCTTCAGGAGAAAAAGGTACATCACTGGGACTTTGTTCCAGTTGTCTGGAATTCAAACACCCCAGAACAGGAAAAATGATGAAGTTTGAAACAGAGCCACAGGGAAGCGCGTTTCTGGATTTTGTGAAAAAAATGTAA
- a CDS encoding UDP-N-acetylmuramoyl-tripeptide--D-alanyl-D-alanine ligase, producing MKNLTLENITKVCNGIYHGPQEKLQEEVTAITTDSRKVEKGGLFVPVVGERVDAHCFIPQVMEAGALATLSERTLEGADHPYIQVGSSLQAVKDIAEFYLEQLDIPVVGITGSVGKTSTKEVIASVLKEKYRTLKTQGNFNNELGLPLTVFRLRDEDEIAVLEMGISDFGEMTRLAKIAKPDTCVITNIGTCHLENLGDRDGVLKAKTEIFQYVKKNIVLNGDDDKLSTVKEYNGMQPVFFGNGENASVTCENVESRGLKGMSCDICLKGKMAENGELQTFHVDIPMPGRHMVSNALAAAAVGRLYGLNAEQIKNGIESLEPVSGRFNMIETDKFMIVDDCYNANPMSMKASLDVLQDGLGRKVAILGDMGELGTDEAALHEGVGVHAGQCRIDACICVGPLAAHIAEKASQTNPDLTVIREKDLESLLKNLNTYVKPGDTILVKASHFMKFENVVKALQEM from the coding sequence ATGAAAAATCTTACATTGGAAAATATCACAAAAGTCTGCAATGGTATTTACCACGGCCCGCAGGAAAAACTTCAGGAGGAAGTGACTGCGATCACAACTGACAGCCGTAAGGTGGAAAAAGGAGGTCTTTTTGTACCGGTAGTAGGAGAGCGTGTGGATGCTCACTGTTTTATCCCGCAGGTAATGGAAGCAGGTGCACTTGCAACCTTATCCGAGAGAACTCTTGAAGGAGCGGATCATCCGTATATCCAGGTAGGTTCCTCCCTTCAGGCAGTAAAAGACATTGCGGAGTTTTATCTGGAGCAGCTTGATATTCCTGTTGTGGGAATCACAGGAAGCGTTGGAAAGACCAGCACAAAAGAGGTGATTGCCTCTGTGCTGAAGGAAAAATACCGTACACTGAAAACTCAGGGGAATTTCAACAATGAGCTGGGACTTCCACTGACAGTATTCCGCCTTCGTGATGAAGATGAGATCGCAGTTCTGGAAATGGGGATCAGTGATTTCGGTGAGATGACCCGTCTTGCAAAGATCGCAAAACCGGACACCTGCGTGATCACAAACATCGGAACCTGTCATCTGGAAAACCTTGGGGACAGAGACGGCGTCCTGAAGGCAAAAACAGAGATTTTTCAGTATGTGAAGAAAAATATCGTACTTAACGGTGATGATGATAAGCTCTCCACAGTAAAGGAATACAACGGTATGCAGCCGGTATTTTTCGGAAACGGAGAAAATGCTTCTGTTACCTGTGAAAATGTGGAAAGCCGTGGCCTGAAGGGAATGAGCTGTGACATCTGTCTGAAGGGAAAAATGGCAGAGAACGGAGAACTCCAGACATTTCATGTAGATATTCCAATGCCGGGACGTCATATGGTATCCAATGCGCTGGCAGCAGCAGCTGTGGGCAGACTTTACGGACTGAATGCAGAGCAGATCAAAAATGGCATCGAAAGCCTGGAACCGGTCAGCGGAAGATTCAATATGATCGAGACCGATAAATTCATGATCGTAGATGACTGCTACAACGCAAACCCCATGTCCATGAAGGCTTCCCTGGATGTTCTTCAGGACGGACTTGGAAGAAAGGTTGCCATCCTTGGCGATATGGGTGAGCTTGGAACTGATGAAGCTGCACTTCATGAAGGTGTAGGCGTTCATGCAGGTCAGTGCAGGATCGATGCATGCATCTGCGTAGGACCACTTGCAGCCCATATCGCGGAAAAAGCATCTCAGACCAATCCGGACCTGACAGTCATCCGGGAAAAAGATCTGGAAAGCCTTCTTAAGAACCTGAACACATATGTGAAACCTGGAGATACCATCCTCGTAAAGGCTTCTCACTTCATGAAATTTGAAAATGTAGTCAAAGCACTGCAGGAAATGTAA
- a CDS encoding Glu/Leu/Phe/Val family dehydrogenase, with translation MADKKYNPYDNMLSVLKQSAEALGLSYEDYATLCYPERELKVSIPIRMDDGSIKVFEGYRVQHSSARGPCKGGIRYHQNSDMDEVKALAAWMSFKCAVVNIPYGGAKGGIKVDPSKLSRAELIRLTRRYTTRILPIIGPDKDIPAPDVNTNGEVMAWIMDTYSMFTGHTVPGVVTGKPIEIGGSVGRVEATGRGVTIIAYQCMEKNHVDPAHAAIAVQGMGNVGGTAAEIFYKNGQKVVAVSDYTGGLYCEDGLDIPAIRKFISEGNTLDKYEAEGVSHVTNDGLITCKCDVLIPAALENQITEDNAGRIQAKLIIEAANGPTSVEADEILNSRGIIVCPDILSNAGGVVVSYFEWVQNIQNLTWDLDEVNKMLQKIMLTAFNEVYALSQEKNVTLRMAAYMVAIKRITTAGKLRGGPISMG, from the coding sequence ATGGCAGATAAAAAGTATAATCCATACGACAATATGCTCTCTGTCCTGAAGCAGTCTGCAGAGGCACTTGGTCTCAGTTATGAAGATTACGCAACACTTTGCTACCCGGAGCGTGAGCTTAAGGTTTCTATCCCAATCCGTATGGATGACGGTTCTATTAAAGTATTCGAGGGATACCGTGTTCAGCATTCCAGCGCACGTGGACCGTGCAAGGGCGGCATCCGTTACCATCAGAATTCCGACATGGACGAGGTAAAGGCACTTGCAGCATGGATGTCTTTTAAATGTGCTGTTGTAAATATCCCTTACGGCGGCGCCAAGGGTGGTATTAAGGTTGACCCCTCCAAGCTTTCCAGAGCTGAGCTGATCCGTCTGACTCGTCGTTATACAACTCGTATCCTTCCGATCATCGGACCGGATAAGGATATCCCAGCTCCGGATGTTAATACAAATGGTGAGGTCATGGCATGGATCATGGATACCTACAGCATGTTCACAGGCCATACTGTTCCGGGTGTTGTTACCGGTAAACCGATCGAGATCGGCGGTTCTGTCGGCCGTGTAGAAGCTACCGGACGCGGAGTTACCATCATCGCTTATCAGTGCATGGAAAAGAATCATGTTGATCCTGCACACGCCGCTATCGCTGTTCAGGGTATGGGAAATGTAGGCGGAACTGCCGCTGAGATTTTTTATAAGAATGGTCAGAAGGTGGTTGCTGTCAGTGATTACACCGGTGGTCTTTACTGCGAGGACGGACTTGATATTCCTGCGATCCGCAAATTTATTTCCGAAGGAAATACTCTTGATAAATACGAGGCAGAGGGCGTTTCCCACGTTACAAATGACGGCCTTATCACCTGCAAATGTGATGTTCTGATCCCGGCTGCCCTTGAGAATCAGATCACAGAAGATAACGCCGGACGCATCCAGGCAAAACTGATCATCGAGGCTGCCAACGGACCGACTTCTGTTGAAGCTGACGAGATCCTGAATTCCAGAGGAATCATCGTATGCCCGGATATCCTTTCCAATGCAGGCGGTGTTGTTGTTTCCTACTTCGAGTGGGTACAGAACATCCAGAACCTTACATGGGATCTTGATGAAGTTAACAAGATGCTTCAGAAGATCATGCTTACTGCCTTTAATGAAGTTTATGCTCTCAGCCAGGAGAAAAATGTAACGCTCCGTATGGCAGCTTACATGGTTGCGATCAAGAGGATCACCACAGCCGGCAAGCTCCGTGGCGGCCCGATCTCCATGGGTTGA
- a CDS encoding MurR/RpiR family transcriptional regulator: MENQLQKLIISAQLTPKEKEVADYVLENLQKCCFMTSTELAGVLNVSYSSVIRLTKTLGFTGYPDFQNFLRESYAEQSRDVDAGILIPAERIEAIKKKEHKATVQDTVCAYTLSNIQSTIAGNTEEQYRKATSILINSDVKYIFSSRGSTCVGEFLNTILRQTLPHVYNYGSHGQNMFDFASDLKKGDAAVFITYSRYSRLMYLTAEMVHKQGASIILLTDKPTCETAKFADVVLTARGDSSEFYNSYVAGMFAAEMLCAYICRETNYSNQELLERIDEYTSQIGNF, from the coding sequence ATGGAAAATCAGTTACAGAAGCTGATCATTTCAGCACAGCTGACACCAAAGGAAAAAGAAGTTGCAGACTATGTTCTTGAAAATCTGCAGAAATGCTGTTTTATGACGTCAACAGAGCTGGCCGGGGTGCTGAATGTGAGCTATTCCTCCGTGATCCGGCTTACCAAGACACTGGGCTTTACCGGGTATCCGGACTTTCAGAATTTTCTGAGGGAGAGCTATGCGGAACAGTCCAGGGATGTGGATGCCGGAATCCTCATTCCTGCGGAACGTATCGAGGCGATCAAGAAAAAGGAGCACAAGGCAACGGTTCAGGATACGGTATGTGCCTATACTCTCAGCAATATCCAGAGTACCATCGCCGGCAATACCGAAGAACAGTACCGTAAAGCCACCAGTATCCTCATCAACAGCGATGTGAAATATATTTTTTCCTCAAGAGGATCAACCTGTGTGGGAGAATTTTTGAATACGATCCTCAGACAGACACTTCCTCATGTATATAATTACGGAAGTCATGGACAGAACATGTTTGATTTTGCCAGTGATCTGAAAAAAGGTGATGCTGCTGTTTTTATCACCTACTCCAGGTATTCCAGGCTGATGTATCTCACTGCTGAGATGGTACATAAGCAGGGGGCATCCATTATCCTTTTGACAGACAAGCCTACCTGTGAAACAGCCAAGTTTGCGGACGTGGTACTGACGGCCAGAGGCGACAGCAGTGAATTCTATAATTCCTATGTAGCAGGAATGTTTGCCGCAGAAATGCTCTGCGCTTATATATGCAGAGAAACAAACTACTCCAATCAGGAGCTGCTGGAGCGCATTGATGAATATACCTCCCAGATTGGGAATTTTTAA
- a CDS encoding D-alanine--D-alanine ligase family protein, whose protein sequence is MNIVVLAGGTSTEREISIVTGTGVCKALRKKGHNAILVDIFCGLEPVDWDEPFGDKDYEVDSAAEYMRSFDDDIEEIKRTRRSFFGPNVLELCQAADIVFMGLHGSNGEDGKVQATFDLLGIRYTGTGYLSSALAMDKGLTKKIFLMDQVPTPKGVSMLKENCTRNIHDLGMEFPVVVKTCCGGSSVGVYIVNNQKEYEDAIDGAYSYEDEVVVEEYIRGREFSVAVVDGKAYPIIEIAPKQGFYDYKNKYQAGSTVETCPAEISPELTEKMQHYAEAGAKALCIEGYARFDFMMKENGDMYCLEANTLPGMTPTSLIPQEAKVLGIDYPDLCEELIRISFKKYRK, encoded by the coding sequence ATGAATATCGTTGTATTGGCAGGCGGAACCAGTACAGAAAGAGAGATTTCCATCGTAACAGGAACAGGTGTCTGCAAGGCACTTCGTAAAAAAGGCCATAATGCCATTCTTGTAGATATTTTCTGCGGACTGGAGCCGGTGGACTGGGATGAGCCCTTTGGAGATAAAGATTATGAGGTAGATTCTGCGGCAGAGTATATGAGAAGCTTCGATGATGATATCGAAGAGATCAAACGCACAAGAAGAAGCTTTTTCGGACCGAATGTACTGGAATTGTGTCAGGCAGCAGACATTGTATTTATGGGACTTCACGGTTCCAACGGAGAGGATGGAAAGGTTCAGGCAACCTTCGATCTTCTGGGAATCCGTTACACAGGAACCGGATATTTAAGCAGTGCCCTTGCTATGGATAAGGGTCTCACTAAGAAGATCTTTCTCATGGATCAGGTACCGACACCGAAGGGCGTTTCCATGCTGAAAGAAAACTGTACAAGAAACATCCATGATCTTGGTATGGAATTTCCTGTTGTTGTAAAAACATGCTGCGGTGGTTCAAGCGTAGGTGTTTATATTGTAAACAATCAGAAAGAATATGAGGATGCCATTGATGGTGCTTATTCTTATGAAGATGAGGTAGTTGTTGAAGAGTATATCAGGGGCCGTGAGTTTTCCGTTGCAGTTGTAGACGGAAAGGCTTATCCGATCATCGAGATCGCACCGAAGCAGGGCTTTTATGATTATAAGAACAAATATCAGGCAGGATCCACAGTAGAAACCTGTCCGGCTGAGATCTCACCGGAACTGACTGAGAAAATGCAGCATTATGCGGAAGCTGGCGCAAAGGCTCTCTGCATTGAAGGCTATGCACGTTTTGACTTCATGATGAAAGAAAACGGTGATATGTACTGCCTGGAGGCAAACACACTTCCGGGAATGACACCCACCAGTCTGATCCCGCAGGAAGCAAAGGTCCTGGGAATCGACTATCCGGATCTCTGTGAAGAACTGATTCGCATTTCTTTTAAGAAATACAGAAAATAA